The Amycolatopsis mongoliensis genome includes a window with the following:
- a CDS encoding CBS domain-containing protein, giving the protein MHAAQMAEEYPVVELDSDALDAARLLAERRLPGLVVTDRTGCPQSVLPASEVVQFLVPGYVRDDPSLAGVLDESMADRVVDKLGGKTVRSLLPEEATELPRVNADDTIIEVAAMMARLRCPLVAVMEGRTLLGVISASRLLELALTPR; this is encoded by the coding sequence ATGCACGCCGCCCAGATGGCCGAGGAGTACCCGGTCGTCGAACTGGATTCCGACGCCCTCGACGCGGCACGGCTGCTGGCCGAGCGGCGGCTGCCCGGCCTGGTCGTGACCGACCGGACGGGCTGCCCGCAGTCGGTGCTGCCGGCCTCGGAGGTGGTGCAGTTCCTGGTGCCCGGCTACGTGCGCGACGACCCTTCGCTGGCGGGCGTGCTCGACGAGTCGATGGCCGACCGGGTCGTCGACAAGCTGGGTGGCAAGACCGTCCGGTCGCTGCTGCCCGAGGAAGCCACGGAGCTGCCCCGGGTGAACGCCGACGACACCATCATCGAGGTCGCCGCCATGATGGCCCGGCTGCGCTGCCCGCTGGTCGCGGTCATGGAAGGCCGGACCCTGCTCGGCGTCATCTCCGCCTCCCGGCTCCTGGAGCTGGCCTTGACCCCGCGCTGA
- a CDS encoding ABC transporter ATP-binding protein — protein sequence MTDTQAIDATGLTKRYGEVVAVDRLSLTVAPGEIHALLGLNGAGKTTTIRMLLGMVRPTAGRVSLLGTRVRPGAHAVWSRVGYLVETPAAYPELTVTENLVVAARLRGLSEDAPVSEVITRLDLGAYAHHRARTLSLGNAQRLGLAKALIHRPALLVLDEPANGLDPAGVAEIRALLGELARDGVAVLLSSHILTEVARLATRIGVLDRGRLVWTGATADLIAHARPRLTVLVRDRDAAAAALHAAGHPVSRTGDNGLELEDERAVGRPEEIATLLVTAGCPPSRLAVERDDLETCFLRLVSTS from the coding sequence ATGACGGACACCCAGGCCATCGACGCCACCGGCCTGACCAAGCGCTACGGCGAGGTCGTGGCGGTGGACCGGCTCTCCCTCACCGTCGCTCCCGGCGAGATCCACGCCCTGCTCGGGCTCAACGGCGCGGGCAAGACCACCACGATCCGGATGCTGCTCGGCATGGTCCGGCCCACCGCCGGCCGGGTGTCGCTGCTGGGCACGCGCGTCCGGCCCGGCGCCCACGCGGTCTGGTCGCGCGTCGGCTACCTCGTCGAGACCCCCGCGGCGTACCCGGAGCTGACCGTCACCGAGAACCTCGTGGTGGCCGCCCGGCTGCGCGGGCTGAGCGAGGACGCGCCGGTGTCCGAGGTGATCACCCGGCTCGACCTCGGCGCGTACGCCCACCACCGGGCGCGGACGCTGTCCCTCGGCAACGCCCAGCGGCTCGGCCTGGCCAAGGCCCTGATCCACCGGCCCGCGCTGCTCGTGCTCGACGAGCCCGCCAACGGCCTCGACCCCGCGGGCGTCGCCGAGATCCGCGCGCTGCTCGGTGAACTCGCCCGCGACGGCGTGGCCGTGCTGCTGTCCAGCCACATCCTGACCGAGGTCGCCCGCCTGGCCACCCGCATCGGCGTCCTCGACCGCGGCCGGCTCGTCTGGACGGGCGCCACGGCCGACCTCATCGCCCACGCCCGCCCGCGGCTGACCGTCCTCGTCCGCGACCGGGACGCCGCCGCGGCGGCCTTGCACGCCGCGGGCCACCCCGTCTCGCGGACCGGTGACAACGGCCTCGAACTCGAAGACGAACGCGCGGTCGGCCGTCCCGAGGAGATCGCGACCCTCCTCGTCACCGCGGGCTGCCCGCCGTCGCGGCTCGCGGTGGAGCGGGACGACCTGGAGACCTGCTTCCTGCGGCTGGTGAGCACCTCGTGA